The Bdellovibrio bacteriovorus W nucleotide sequence GGCATCCCAGTAGTTGCTATTGCTGACACTAACTCTGATCCAGAGTCTGTTGAGTTTGCAATTCCAGGTAACGACGATGCTATTCGTTCAATCAAACTTTTTGCTAACTTGGTAGCTGATGCTTACCTTGAAGGTTCAAAAACTTGGGAACAAAAACTTCGCACAATGACAGACAAACAGTCTGACGTTGAGGCAGAAGCAAAAGCAGACGGCGGCGAGACTAAACGTCGCGCACCTCGCGCTGCTGGTAAAGAAGCACCTAAAAAATCAGCAGGACCTTCTGTTGTTAAAGCTTCTAAAGGCCGTAAACTAGTTGCTGCTGGAACTGCTGAAGAAGTAGAAATCCAAGCTGAATTAGAAAACAACAACGAAGACTCTGCTGAGTAATCGCTGAACGAATGAAGGGTGGTTTAGCCACCCTTCTCTTTGTGTGCCTATCACATCTTTGTATTTAATTATCTATTCATAGAAGGAGACTTCCGAATGTCTATTTCCGCTACATTAGTTAAAGAACTTAGAGAAAAAACAAGCGCAGGTATGATGGATTGCAAAAAAGCTCTCGAAGCAACTGCTGGAGACTTTGAAGCTGCCGTTGAGTGGTTGCGTGTAAAAGGGCTTTCATCAGCTGCAAAAAAAGCTGACAGAATTGCTGCTGAAGGAACTGTGTTCGCACAAGTTATTGGCAACACTGGTGTTATCCTTGAGGTCAACTCTGAAACTGACTTCGTTGCTCGTAACGAAGGCTTCAAAGCTCTGGTTTCTGACGTTGCTGAACACGTTGTTCACGTAATCGACGCTGCTGGCGACATCCTTGAGCAAATCTTCCACAAAAACCCAGCTAAAAAAGTTGGCGATCTTTTGAAAGAAGCTATTGCAACTATCGGTGAAAACATCGTTATCCGTCGTTTTGAAAAATACACGGCTTCTGCAAACTCTCTTGTACACACTTACATCCACGGTGAAGGTAAGATTGGTGTTCTTATTGAAGTTGCTGCTTCTCCAGAGACTTCAAGCAACCCTGAGCTTCGTAACTTTGCTCAAGACGTTTGCTTGCACATCGCTGCGATGAACCCAATGGCTATTTCTTCTGAGCAAATCGATCCATCTGTGATCGCTAAAGAAAAAGAAATTCTTGCAGCTAAAAATCTAGAAGACGGTAAAAAACCAGAAATGATCGAAAAAATCGTTGATGGTCAAATCCGTAAGTTCCTTGCTGAGAACTGCCTTCTTGACCAAGTTTTTGTTAAGAACCCAGACATGAAAGTTTCTGATCTTGCGAAATCTGTAGGTAAATCAATCGGTGCCGACGTTACTATCAAACGTTTCACTCGCTTTGAGCTTGGTGCTGGTATCGAGAAGAAATCTGAAGACTTCGCAGCTGAAGTTGCTGCTCAGATGAAAGGACACTAATTTTGAAAGGTCCTGCTTATAAAAGAATCTTGCTAAAGCTTAGTGGAGAAGCTCTTGCTGGACAGCAAGGGACTGGAATCAACACGGGGGTTATTAAACAAATCGCCCAAGACGTAGCGGAAACTCACAGAGCAGGCGTTCAAATTGGCCTGGTAATCGGTGGCGGCAATATCTATCGTGGTGTTGCCGCTTCTGCTGAGGGTATGGACAGAGCTAGTGCTGACTATATGGGAATGCTAGCTACTTGTATCAACTCTTTAGCTCTTCAAGACGCTCTCGAAAAGGAGGGCGTTCCTACACGAGTTCAAACGGCCATCGAAATGGCGGAAATTGCTGAACCTTACATTCGTCGCAAAGCTATTCGCCACCTTGAAAAGGGTCGTATTGTTATCTTCGGCGCAGGTACGGGTAATCCTTTCTTTACAACAGATACAGCAGCTTCCCTAAGAGCGATGGAAATCAATGCAGAAGTCATCATGAAAGCCACTAAAGTAGATGGCATCTATGACAAAGACCCTGCTAAACATAGCGATGCTGTGAAATTCGATAAAATTAGCTATATCGAAGTTTTAAATCGCGGACTTCAAGTAATGGACTCCACGGCGATCAGCATGTGTATGGACAATAAACTTCCTATCATCACTTTTAATCTGAATAAATCTGGCAACATCTTGAGCGCGGCGATGGGTAACACTATCGGTACGCTAGTTCATTAGGAGGCAAACATGGCTATTGCAGATATTAACAAAAATGCCCAAGCGCAAATGGAAAAATCAATTGCATCACTTGGTGAAGAGCTAAAAAAAATTAGAACAGGTCGTGCACAAGTTTCTATGCTCGACAACGTTCGCGTGAACTATTACGGAACTCCAACTCCTTTATCTCAAGTTGCATCTATTTCTACACCCGATGCAAAATCTTTCCTCATCGCACCTTGGGAAGCTTCAATCCTTCGCGACATCGAACAAGCAATTGTTAAGTCAGAGTTGGGAATGGCTCCGATGAACGACGGTAAAGTTATTCGATTGAAAGTTCCTGATCTTACTGAAGATCGCCGCAAAGAACTTGCTAAACAAGTTAAGAAAATTGCTGAAGAAGCACGCGTAGCAGTTCGTATGGCACGTAGAGACGCCAATGATGAGGTTAAAAAACTTCAGAAAGATAAAGCTATCAGCGAAGACGAGGCTAAAAAAGCTGAAGGCGATATCCAAAAAGTGACTGATGATTTCATTAAAAAAGTAGATCAGATCTCTGACGAAAAAGAGAAATCTATCCTTACTATTTAAGAGATTATTTAGATTAATGGCTTTACCTAAACATGTCGCAATCATTATGGACGGAAACGGTCGTTGGGCTCAGCTCAGGCACCGTCCGCGCACGTTTGGGCATATCAAAGGCACTCGCGTAGCAAAAAAAATTATTACCGAGTGCTCTCGCCGCGGAATCGGCACCTTAACTCTATATGCTTTTAGTACAGAGAATTGGCTTCGCCCGGAAGATGAAGTTAGTCTCTTAATGACGATCCTTAAAAGATATCTTGCTAAGGAAACTAATAATCTTATTAAAGAAAATATACGTTTCTCAATTATTGGCGATGCCACTCGTCTCCCGACAGATGTAAAGAACTCTATTGTGAAATCCATGAAGGCGACAGAGAACTGTACGGGCTTGCACCTAGTATTTGCACTGAGCTATGGCTCACGCCAAGAGATCACAAATTCCGTTAAAAAAATTGCGCAAATGGTTGTTGAAGGCAAAATTGACATCAATTCAATTGATGAGGCCACTGTCAATTCTACCTTGAGCACCTATCCAAGCCCAGATCCTGACTTGATCATCAGAACAAGTGGTGAGCAGAGGCTATCCAATTTCTTACTTTGGCAGTCGGCGTACTCTGAATTTTATTTCACTGATGTTCTATGGCCAAACTTCACCGAATCTCACCTAGATGAAGCTTTTAAAAACTATGCTTCTCGCCAACGCAGATTCGGAAAGGTTCAAGCGGATGTTCCTGTCGAAAAGCTTTCTAATTAGAGTTGTTTCAGCAATTATTGCCTTAGTTCTTATTATTACAGTATTCCAACTATGGAACGTGCTGGGACTAAAATACATCATCTCTTTTGCAGTTCTTGTGGGTATCTACGAACTCATCAAAATTTTATTTCACCAAGAAAAATCATATTTTTTAAAAACGAGCTTCGGCGCCTTAGCTCTTGTAACTTACGCTTCCTCGATCGCTTCACTGAGCTTAGGATCTTTAGTCTATTCTATTGCCCTGATCCTGATGACGATCTTCACACTTTTAAAAGTACATAAATCTGGAGACCTCGTGCGAATGACGGGGCTTATTGCCACTTCATCTTTGGGTTTATTTTACGTGGGCCTACTCCCATCTTTTGCGTTTCGCATTTTAGATCAAGCATATGGCTTAGAGTGGTTCGTATTTTTACTCGCAGTCGTGTTTTCTGGAGATACCATGGCTTACCTCTTTGGCGTTGCTATTGGTAAGCACAAAGTCATGCCGACTATTTCGCCTAAAAAAACGTGGCAGGGCTCTATCGGCGGGCTCTTTGGCTCAGCACTCGCAAGCATTCTCTGCAGTCTCTATGTTCTACCGAACGTTAGTATGCAAGTTTTAGTTCCACTAGCCTTAGCTGCTGGCTTCGTAGGCCAGTTTGGTGATTTCTTCGAGTCACTATTAAAGAGAGTCGCAAATGTGAAGGATTCTGGAAAAATTATGCCTGGACATGGAGGTGTTTTGGATCGTATTGATGCGGTTCTATTCGCTAGTCCAGTGGTTCTACTTGGGATTATTTTACTGTCCTATTTGGGATAGTTTCTACCTTACGCTTAAAGTCCTGCTAAACTCCAAGTGGGTTTTTATTTACTAGCCCACCCCTTCTGCTCCATTTAAACTCTAGGAATGAATATTTTTTCTTTTCTTCAGTCGGGATTGTCGGCCGTTGTGCCGTTTATTGTACTTTTAGGTATTCTTATCTTCGTCCATGAATTTGGCCATTTTATCGTTGCACGCTGGTGCGGAGTTCGGGTTGAAGTATTTAGCCTAGGCTTTGGCAAAAAACTTTTAACATTCAAACGCGGCGACACGACCTATGCCATCTCTCTTATTCCACTAGGTGGATATGTAAAGATGTTCGGTGAACAACCGGGTGCTGAAATATCTGAAGAAGATAAGAAGGTTTCATTCCTCCATAAAAATGTATGGCAAAGAATTGCTGTGGTTTTAGCTGGACCCTTAATGAACTTCCTCTTTGCTATCCTTGTATTCTTCGTAGTCGCACTCATGGGAGAAGATCTACGTTCACCGGTTGTGGGCGACATTGCTGAAAACACTCCAGCTTATGCCGCAGGTCTGCGCTCTGGGGATACAGTTTTAGCGATCAATGATAACGCTATTCAGAGCTGGGAAGATATCGGTAAAGCTCTCTCTTTAAAGGAAAAAAAAGAAACACAGGTTTCCTTTAAAGTTCGCCGCGAAGGCAGTGATGAGGTGGACACATTCTCCATCAATGCTCAGGCAAAGCCCAACCCGAATGTCCTCAGTCGAGCAGATTATATTGCGAACGTTGAGGGCATGACGCCCCTTTCATCTGGCACTACAGTGGGTTTGGAGCCACAGTCTCCACTTCTTGCTGCTGGCATGAAGACTGGCGACACCATCACTGCCATCAATGGCCAAAGCGTAAAGCATTGGAGAGACCTGCAAAATACTCTGATGCAAATTCCCGCTTCGGAAGCCTTGAAGTTTGAAGTCACTCAACTGGATGATAATTTTAAACCTACAGAGATTCGCAAAATTGATTTCACGGGTGACTCAAAAATTCGGAATTATTCTCTCGCGAGCCTTGGCATTGTCAGCTCAGAGTTGTTTTTGCAAACTGTGGTAAAAGACTCTCCTGCTGAAGCGGCTGGTTTAAAACCACTGGATCGCATGATCAGCATCAACAATATAGTTCTTCGCAAATGGGAAGACGTCATCAATAACATTAAAGATTTTAGTGGCGAAAAACCTGTGGATATCACAGTGGAAAGAGGCACTGAAACTATCACTCTAAAAATCACTCCGAAGATGTCTAAACAAATGACTCCTGCAGGTGTGGAAGAAAAGCGCTATGTAATTGGTATTTCACCTGTCGTAAACACTGCTTTTCCGGACACCATTCACATCAAGGCGGAGGGCTTAGGCTCTGCGGTTGTCAGAGGCGTTGAAAAAACTTGGGATGTCACTGTGATGACAGTGATGAGCTTTGTTAAAATATTCCAAGCTAAAATTTCTCCGAAGAATATTGGCGGAGTTATTTCTATCGGACAAGCAGCCAGTGAGACCTTCAAAATTGGGATGTCTCAGTTCTTGCAAATGATGGCGATTATCTCTGTTAATTTATTTGTCCTAAATCTTTTACCGGTTCCTGTATTAGATGGTGGCCACCTCGTGTTTTATATTATTGAGGTCTTCAAGGGTGCTCCTTTAAGCATGCGCAAAATGGAAGTCGCGCAACAAGTGGGTCTTGCGATTCTTATGAGTCTTATGATATTCGCTCTGTTCAACGACTTCACACGTATATTGGGATTATGAAGATATTAGCACTTGAAACCAGCACACTCCTTGGCGGAGTGGCGGTCATTGAAAATGGAAAAATTCTGGCGCAAGAACAATGTATGCGCCAGAAATCTCACAGCGAAAAAATTAATAACTTCGTTGAAAACTGTCTGTGCGAATCCAATCTATCTCTCACTGACATTGATTACTTTGCCACGGGACAAGGCCCTGGTAGCTTCACAGGTATCCGTGTGGCTGCCAATGCTGCGAAGACCTATGCCTATTCTTTTAATAAGCCGTTAGTTAGTGCTGACTCCTTAGAAAACTTAGCCGCGCAAGTATCAGATACCCGTCGCCCGGTTCTAGCGATCATTAATGCTTTCAAGAATATGGTTTACACAGGTCTCTTTGATATTTCAGGCGGCCTGCCGACTTACCTTTTGGGTCCCACTGCGATTCCCGTTAGAGAACTCTCTCAGCATATCACTCAAGAGTGTTGGGTTGTTGGTGATGGCTACGAAGCCTATTACAAGTTCTTCCCTGAGGAGCTTTCAGCTAAACTCTTAAGGCCTGAGGAGCCCTTTGATTACCCTTCGGCGTCTACTTTGGGCCTGCTCGCAGAAAAGAAAATAAAACTTAATAAGACCATGGACTGGAAATCGTTCTTACCCCTTTATATTCGCGCGTCGGAAGCCGAAGAGACAAAAAAAGGAATTTTAATCTCACCGCTTAAATAGAGGACACATCATGGAACGAGATCTTCACAAAGCTTACTTGAAGTCTTTAGAAGAAAAAGAAAACTCTCAGAAACATTCTGGCGAATGCAATATGTGGGTTGTTGCTTCTGGTAAAGGTGGAGTAGGAAAGACTTTCGTTGCCTCTAGCCTTGGGATTACACTTTCTAAACTGGGTCACTCGGTTGTTGTACTAGATCTTGATCTGAGTGGCGCTAACATTCATACAGCCCTTGGCCTTCCTCCTTCTCATATGAACATTCGTCATTATTTTGAAGGAACAAAGACTCTTCAGGAACTCGTTATCCCAACTCCCCTGCCTCGCCTTTCATACATTCAAGGTTTTTGGGATTCTTGGACTCCGACAAGTTTTTCAGTGGGTCAAATCAAAGATATTATTCCGCATATTAAATCTTTAAGAG carries:
- the tsf gene encoding elongation factor Ts (COG0264 Translation elongation factor Ts) is translated as MSISATLVKELREKTSAGMMDCKKALEATAGDFEAAVEWLRVKGLSSAAKKADRIAAEGTVFAQVIGNTGVILEVNSETDFVARNEGFKALVSDVAEHVVHVIDAAGDILEQIFHKNPAKKVGDLLKEAIATIGENIVIRRFEKYTASANSLVHTYIHGEGKIGVLIEVAASPETSSNPELRNFAQDVCLHIAAMNPMAISSEQIDPSVIAKEKEILAAKNLEDGKKPEMIEKIVDGQIRKFLAENCLLDQVFVKNPDMKVSDLAKSVGKSIGADVTIKRFTRFELGAGIEKKSEDFAAEVAAQMKGH
- a CDS encoding hypothetical protein (COG0528 Uridylate kinase) translates to MKGPAYKRILLKLSGEALAGQQGTGINTGVIKQIAQDVAETHRAGVQIGLVIGGGNIYRGVAASAEGMDRASADYMGMLATCINSLALQDALEKEGVPTRVQTAIEMAEIAEPYIRRKAIRHLEKGRIVIFGAGTGNPFFTTDTAASLRAMEINAEVIMKATKVDGIYDKDPAKHSDAVKFDKISYIEVLNRGLQVMDSTAISMCMDNKLPIITFNLNKSGNILSAAMGNTIGTLVH
- a CDS encoding hypothetical protein (COG0233 Ribosome recycling factor), producing MAIADINKNAQAQMEKSIASLGEELKKIRTGRAQVSMLDNVRVNYYGTPTPLSQVASISTPDAKSFLIAPWEASILRDIEQAIVKSELGMAPMNDGKVIRLKVPDLTEDRRKELAKQVKKIAEEARVAVRMARRDANDEVKKLQKDKAISEDEAKKAEGDIQKVTDDFIKKVDQISDEKEKSILTI
- a CDS encoding undecaprenyl pyrophosphate synthetase (COG0020 Undecaprenyl pyrophosphate synthase), with amino-acid sequence MALPKHVAIIMDGNGRWAQLRHRPRTFGHIKGTRVAKKIITECSRRGIGTLTLYAFSTENWLRPEDEVSLLMTILKRYLAKETNNLIKENIRFSIIGDATRLPTDVKNSIVKSMKATENCTGLHLVFALSYGSRQEITNSVKKIAQMVVEGKIDINSIDEATVNSTLSTYPSPDPDLIIRTSGEQRLSNFLLWQSAYSEFYFTDVLWPNFTESHLDEAFKNYASRQRRFGKVQADVPVEKLSN
- a CDS encoding phosphatidate cytidylyltransferase (COG0575 CDP-diglyceride synthetase), with product MFLSKSFLIRVVSAIIALVLIITVFQLWNVLGLKYIISFAVLVGIYELIKILFHQEKSYFLKTSFGALALVTYASSIASLSLGSLVYSIALILMTIFTLLKVHKSGDLVRMTGLIATSSLGLFYVGLLPSFAFRILDQAYGLEWFVFLLAVVFSGDTMAYLFGVAIGKHKVMPTISPKKTWQGSIGGLFGSALASILCSLYVLPNVSMQVLVPLALAAGFVGQFGDFFESLLKRVANVKDSGKIMPGHGGVLDRIDAVLFASPVVLLGIILLSYLG
- a CDS encoding zinc metalloprotease (COG0750 Predicted membrane-associated Zn-dependent proteases 1) — encoded protein: MNIFSFLQSGLSAVVPFIVLLGILIFVHEFGHFIVARWCGVRVEVFSLGFGKKLLTFKRGDTTYAISLIPLGGYVKMFGEQPGAEISEEDKKVSFLHKNVWQRIAVVLAGPLMNFLFAILVFFVVALMGEDLRSPVVGDIAENTPAYAAGLRSGDTVLAINDNAIQSWEDIGKALSLKEKKETQVSFKVRREGSDEVDTFSINAQAKPNPNVLSRADYIANVEGMTPLSSGTTVGLEPQSPLLAAGMKTGDTITAINGQSVKHWRDLQNTLMQIPASEALKFEVTQLDDNFKPTEIRKIDFTGDSKIRNYSLASLGIVSSELFLQTVVKDSPAEAAGLKPLDRMISINNIVLRKWEDVINNIKDFSGEKPVDITVERGTETITLKITPKMSKQMTPAGVEEKRYVIGISPVVNTAFPDTIHIKAEGLGSAVVRGVEKTWDVTVMTVMSFVKIFQAKISPKNIGGVISIGQAASETFKIGMSQFLQMMAIISVNLFVLNLLPVPVLDGGHLVFYIIEVFKGAPLSMRKMEVAQQVGLAILMSLMIFALFNDFTRILGL
- a CDS encoding glycoprotein endopeptidase (COG1214 Inactive homolog of metal-dependent proteases, putative molecular chaperone) — encoded protein: MKILALETSTLLGGVAVIENGKILAQEQCMRQKSHSEKINNFVENCLCESNLSLTDIDYFATGQGPGSFTGIRVAANAAKTYAYSFNKPLVSADSLENLAAQVSDTRRPVLAIINAFKNMVYTGLFDISGGLPTYLLGPTAIPVRELSQHITQECWVVGDGYEAYYKFFPEELSAKLLRPEEPFDYPSASTLGLLAEKKIKLNKTMDWKSFLPLYIRASEAEETKKGILISPLK